The following proteins are encoded in a genomic region of Stegostoma tigrinum isolate sSteTig4 chromosome 2, sSteTig4.hap1, whole genome shotgun sequence:
- the bambia gene encoding BMP and activin membrane-bound inhibitor (Xenopus laevis) homolog a, translated as MDRHPNLIWGIWLQLELCAMAILLTEGEIRCYCDASNCVATGYMCKSELSACFSRLLDPQNTNSPLTHGCLDTMSNSANICHAKRSQNHTGTWPMLECCHEDMCNYRGLQDVLSHPGSETSDQGARYHQDSSKNLITRVQEFTSSKELWFRAAVIAVPIAGGLILVLLIMLALRMLRSENKRLQDQRRQMLSRLHYSFHGHNSKKGQVAKLDLECMVPVTGHENCCMTCDKIRHSELGNDKLLSLVHWGMYSGHGKLEFV; from the exons ATGGATCGCCATCCGAATCTCATCTGGGGGATTTGGCTGCAGTTGGAGTTGTGTGCGATGGCCATCCTCCTGACGGAAG GTGAAATCAGATGCTACTGTGATGCATCTAACTGTGTGGCAACGGGTTACATGTGCAAATCAGAACTGTCAGCATGTTTTTCAAGGCTGCTGGACCCCCAAAATACGAACTCTCCTTTAACCCATGGGTGTTTAGACACTATGTCAAATTCAGCAAACATCTGCCATGCGAAAAGGTCTCAGAATCACACAGGGACCTGGCCAATGCTGGAGTGCTGTCACGAGGACATGTGCAATTATAGAGGACTCCAAGACGTTCTTTCACATCCTGGGAGTGAAACCTCTG ATCAGGGAGCTCGGTACCATCAAGACTCCAGTAAGAACCTGATCACCAGGGTTCAAGAATTCACTTCCTCAAAGGAGCTGTGGTTCAGAGCTGCAGTTATTGCTGTGCCCATTGCTGGTGGCCTCATTTTAGTTTTGCTGATCATGCTGGCTTTGCGGATGCTTCGCAGTGAAAACAAAAGACTTCAGGACCAACGGCGGCAGATGTTGTCTCGTTTGCATTACAGTTTCCATGGGCACAACTCCAAAAAGGGGCAGGTGGCTAAGTTAGATTTGGAGTGTATGGTACCTGTGACTGGCCACGAGAACTGCTGCATGACCTGCGATAAAATCAGGCACTCCGAGCTCGGTAATGACAAGCTTCTGTCTCTTGTTCACTGGGGGATGTACAGCGGACATGGGAAGTTGGAGTTTGTATGA